TTTTCTGCGCGTGGAACTGAAGAGCATTCCTATCGGCGGGATGCTGCGTGCGTCTCGCGTAGGCGCTCCATCGATACCTTTGAAGGATACGAATGCGATGGAGTTTCAGAGTGCGAAGCTCGAAGTGCAACGGCTGATTTGCACGCACGCTTGTGCCCTAACGGCATCCCCTCAAGGGAGTCTTGTGATTGCCTTTTCTCCTGTGCAGATCGGTACGGACGCGAGCAAGCGAAGCGTGAAGGGCGGCGAGGTCTTCTGGCTCAACGCTGGACAGGCGGCACCCGCTACGGGCGATGCAGGGGCGCCTGTGCATCTTCTTCGTCTTGCGGTCCATTAGGGCTTTTACGCTCTTTGCTGGCGTTGGCGAAAGGCTGCGACCTTATGCCGGTTGCCGCAGGTTGCCATGCTGCACCAGCGGCGTTGGTGTGACTTGGTGCGGTCGTAGAACCAGAGGATGCAGTCGCTGCTCTCGCATCCACGGACAAGCGCGAAGTCTGCTGTCGCGAGGAACTCCGCGGCGGCTTCTGCGAGCGGGGTCAAAAGCTGTTCGGCAGTTCGTGTGGGATAGATGCGATGAAGTTTATTCTGCGTGAGTGTGAGATAGCTCGGGCTCTTCGCGAGGAAGTCGTTGAGAGCTTCAGGATGAATGCGTTTGCCCTCGGCGCGACGTTCGATGAGGGGACGGACGACTTCGCGGAGCTGGCGGGTGGCATGCAGGAGCGCGTTGGGTTTCAGATTTGTCGCGGAAGGCACGGCGAAACCGAATTGCTTCAGCCAGGCGAGAACGTCACTGTCCGATTGGAGTGTGTCGGCGGGCTGGCCATCCACAAGCGCAACGGTGTTCAGGAAGTCCA
This genomic stretch from Terriglobus saanensis SP1PR4 harbors:
- a CDS encoding CGNR zinc finger domain-containing protein — translated: MSSFLALADEPVLDFLNTVALVDGQPADTLQSDSDVLAWLKQFGFAVPSATNLKPNALLHATRQLREVVRPLIERRAEGKRIHPEALNDFLAKSPSYLTLTQNKLHRIYPTRTAEQLLTPLAEAAAEFLATADFALVRGCESSDCILWFYDRTKSHQRRWCSMATCGNRHKVAAFRQRQQRA